The genome window GGTCCTGCACCGCGCTGTAGTGCCGCGCCAGCACCGCCGACTGCGCCTGCAGCCGGAAGAGCTGGCTGGGGGCGATCATGGGGTAGCGGATGGCACGCAGCACCCGCTCAGCCACGGGCCCCTCCGGCTGCCGGTGGCCCAGCCAGCTTTCCACAGCCGTGTAGAGCTCCAGCTCGCTGTGCAGCACCAGGTCGGAGCGCtctagcagcagcagcagcagctccacgcTCACCGAGCCCCACTCGGCGCTTCCCAGCACAGCCGAGAGGTTCCAGGCCAGGAACTGGaggcagctctcctgcagcGCCACGTCCCCGATGCGCACGGCGTAATGGTACCAGCCCACCACGTGGCCCTGGCTCGACTCGCTGGCCAGGTGGGTCTTCATGTAGTCGGCCACGCCGCGCTGCAGCCCCCACACACGGTACTTGCTGGCCAGCTGGTGCAGGGGGATGGCTTGGTGCAGCAGGATGGAGACCCCCCCGCAGTACAGGTACCTGGGGCAGAGGATGGGGAGGTGGCACTGGCATCCCCTGATCCCCTTCCCAATCCAGTCCCCAGCTGACACGGTCCTCAAGGGAGCATCATCCCTCATTGGTTTCATCCCTCCCAGCATCCCCATCCCATGGGATCTTTGTGGTCTCCAGAGAACCTCCAGGTTCTCTAGGGAAGCATCTCCCCTGCTTGGCTGCACCCCTCTGGGCATCCCATCTGGTGGGGTCCCTGTGGTTCCCACGGTCCACAAAGGAACATTCCCCCTCCttggctgcagccctgtcctTTGAGGTCGCCATTGTCCCTCAAGGAGCTGCATCCCTCCTGATGTCCCCATGCCATGAGGTCCCCACATACCTGATAAACTTATCAAAGAGCGCAGCAGTCTCAGGTGGCTCGTACAGGGTGACAATGCTCTGGTTGTGCAGGAGGCTCTCAAAGACCTCGCTCTGGAgactgagcagcagctggtgggtgtGGAAGACCTTGGCCTCCTCGGAGGCAGCCGTGTGCACCCGCAGCACCGAGTCGCTGCCGTTGCcgttctgcagcagctcctgcagccgcTGCAGCAGCGTCAGCGAGTGGTTGAtggtggcagcagtggtgtCACCACTAACATCGCCTTTCTGGGCTGTGGGGAGAGCGAACCGTCCCAGAGCTGCACCCCAAGAACCAGGGTACTGGTGGTCAGTAGAATGGGCAATGCGTGGCTAATGGGGGCTGGGGACGCCTGGCTCTGTGCACATCCTCCCCCTGCTCTGCGAAGGGCCGGCTGGTGCCAAGGGGGTGTGAAAAGGACgaggggacatggggacatTTTTGTCCTTAGGAGCcgaaaaactgcttttctgcagcagaaggggTGAGACCACCATGTCCCAGCCTGGGACATGCTGGGAAATGGACCTGTGCCGGGCAGCGCTGGCTTGCAGCCCGGTCTGCCAGCCCCAATCCCGGCCCTGCTGTGGGCAGAACGAGCCCTGGGCattgcccccagccccccacgTCCTGACTGTGCTGGGGTAGCCATGAGTGTGGGGAGCCTGGCACCCTCTTGCCCCTGCACCTAGGGACAGGGTCTCTGCGgtctgagcagcctggggacagcagctgccccagcatcACTGCGGGggggcagctgccctgctgtgctTGCTCTTGGTGCCATCCCTGACATTGTGATCCGgcacctcctgcccagcctggtTCCAGCTCAGGCACCCTCTGAGGGTGACTGACCCTccgtgtccctgtccccactTTGCCAGGCTCCCAGCAGGGATGGCGTCCAGGACAGGGAGTCTCCATGCTCCTGCAGGCATAGagagccttcctcctcctctccctcttgcCTGGCCCAAGTCCCACCCCCCCCCAAGGGCATCCTT of Apus apus isolate bApuApu2 chromosome 17, bApuApu2.pri.cur, whole genome shotgun sequence contains these proteins:
- the BTBD17 gene encoding BTB/POZ domain-containing protein 17, whose translation is MARLAGPRPVATRRWGCVTAAFLLLLLTVHAAQKGDVSGDTTAATINHSLTLLQRLQELLQNGNGSDSVLRVHTAASEEAKVFHTHQLLLSLQSEVFESLLHNQSIVTLYEPPETAALFDKFIRYLYCGGVSILLHQAIPLHQLASKYRVWGLQRGVADYMKTHLASESSQGHVVGWYHYAVRIGDVALQESCLQFLAWNLSAVLGSAEWGSVSVELLLLLLERSDLVLHSELELYTAVESWLGHRQPEGPVAERVLRAIRYPMIAPSQLFRLQAQSAVLARHYSAVQDLLFQAFQFHAASPLHFAKYFDVNCSMFLPRNYLAPSWGSQWVINNPARDDRSTSFQTQLGPSSHDAGKRVTWNVLFSPRWLPISLRPVYSDTVSGAVQPARIEDGRPRLVITPAMSSPDFAGVSFQKTVLVGVRQQGRVLVKHVYGFHQSSDETTDFLAQADLQKRTSEYLIDNSLHLHIIIKPIYHSLIKVKK